A DNA window from Drosophila pseudoobscura strain MV-25-SWS-2005 chromosome 2, UCI_Dpse_MV25, whole genome shotgun sequence contains the following coding sequences:
- the SppL gene encoding signal peptide peptidase-like 3 isoform X1 yields MSHGSAGGSGGSLGAQTVGAGSIGGGAAAAAAAAAAAAAAAAGGGNGEYRELHWTVSSVMDSSRVSTCLISMLLIVYGSFRSLNIEQEAREREQKKRNESMTNLLTGEQVEKEPSSLCFFTADKFATLDTMHALCLPLGASISLLIMFFFFDSMQLLFAVCTAIIATVALAFLLLPMCQYIMRPCTDGKRFSFGVCGRFTGAELFSFMLSVSIVCVWVLTGHWLLMDAMGMGLCVAFIAFVRLPSLKVSTLLLTGLLIYDVFWVFLSSYIFSTNVMVKVATRPAENPVGIVARKLNLGGIVRDTPKLNLPGKLVFPSIHNTGHFSMLGLGDVVMPGLLLCFVLRYDAYKKSQGVTSDPTLSTPRGVGSRLTYFHCSLLGYFLGLLTATVSSEVFKAAQPALLYLVPFTLLPLLLMAYLKGDLRRMWSEPFITHPPSKQLEV; encoded by the exons ATGTCGCACGGCAGCgccggcggcagtggcggcagtCTGGGCGCGCAAACTGTGGGTGCCGGCAGCATTGGTGGCggtgcagcggcagcggcggcggcagcagcagcagcagcggcagcggcagcgggcgGCGGCAACGGCGAGTACCGGGAACTCCACTGGACAGTGTCGAGCGTGATGGACTCGTCGCGCGTCTCCACCTGCCTCATCTCGATGCTGTTGATAGTGTACGGCAGTTTCCGCAGTCTCAACATCGAGCAGGAGGCCCGCGAGCGGGAGCAAAAGAAGCGCAATGAGTCCATGACGAATCTCCTAACCGGGGAGCAGGTCGAGAAGGAGCCAA GCTCTCTGTGCTTCTTTACAGCGGATAAATTCGCCACGCTAGACACGATGCATGCCCTGTGCCTGCCACTGGGCGCCTCCATATCATTGCTCATCATGTTCTTCTTTTTCGACTCGATGCAGCTGCTCTTTGCCGTGTGCACAGCCA TCATTGCCACCGTGGCACTGgcctttctgctgctgcccatgTGCCAGTACATCATGCGGCCCTGCACGGACGGAAAGCGTTTCTCCTTTGGCGTCTGTGGACGCTTCACGGGGGCAGAGCTATTTAGTTTCATGCTGTCCGTGTCGATTGTGTGCGTTTGGGTGCTAACCGGCCACTGGCTGCTgatggatg CAATGGGCATGGGGCTTTGTGTGGCCTTTATAGCGTTCGTGCGACTGCCCAGTCTGAAGGTGTCGACGCTGCTGTTGACCGGCCTGCTCATCTACGACGTCTTCTGGGTGTTCCTCTCCTCGTACATCTTTAGCACGAACGTGATGGTCAAGGTGGCCACGCGACCCGCCGAGAATCCCGTGGGTATAGTGGCgcgcaaattgaatttgggCGGCATTGTGCGGGACACACCGAAACTGAATTTACCGGGCAAACTGGTTTTCCCCAGCATACACAATACGGGCCACTTCTCGATGCTGGGCCTGGGCGATGTGGTGATGCCGGGCCTGCTACTCTGCTTCGTTTTGCGCTACGATGCGTACAAAAAGTCGCAGGGCGTCACGTCGGATCCCACACTGTCAACGCCGAGGGGTGTGGGCTCTAGGCTGACATATTTTCATTGTTCCTTACTGGG CTACTTTTTGGGCCTGCTAACGGCCACGGTCAGCTCGGAGGTGTTTAAAGCGGCCCAGCCGGCTCTGCTGTATTTGGTGCCCTTTACGTTATTGCCCCTCCTGCTAATGGCCTATCTAAAG GGCGACCTGCGGCGCATGTGGAGCGAGCCGTTTATCACGCACCCACCATCAAAACAACTGGAAGTCTGA
- the SppL gene encoding signal peptide peptidase-like 3 isoform X2, with translation MSHGSAGGSGGSLGAQTVGAGSIGGGAAAAAAAAAAAAAAAAGGGNGEYRELHWTVSSVMDSSRVSTCLISMLLIVYGSFRSLNIEQEAREREQKKRNESMTNLLTGEQVEKEPTDKFATLDTMHALCLPLGASISLLIMFFFFDSMQLLFAVCTAIIATVALAFLLLPMCQYIMRPCTDGKRFSFGVCGRFTGAELFSFMLSVSIVCVWVLTGHWLLMDAMGMGLCVAFIAFVRLPSLKVSTLLLTGLLIYDVFWVFLSSYIFSTNVMVKVATRPAENPVGIVARKLNLGGIVRDTPKLNLPGKLVFPSIHNTGHFSMLGLGDVVMPGLLLCFVLRYDAYKKSQGVTSDPTLSTPRGVGSRLTYFHCSLLGYFLGLLTATVSSEVFKAAQPALLYLVPFTLLPLLLMAYLKGDLRRMWSEPFITHPPSKQLEV, from the exons ATGTCGCACGGCAGCgccggcggcagtggcggcagtCTGGGCGCGCAAACTGTGGGTGCCGGCAGCATTGGTGGCggtgcagcggcagcggcggcggcagcagcagcagcagcggcagcggcagcgggcgGCGGCAACGGCGAGTACCGGGAACTCCACTGGACAGTGTCGAGCGTGATGGACTCGTCGCGCGTCTCCACCTGCCTCATCTCGATGCTGTTGATAGTGTACGGCAGTTTCCGCAGTCTCAACATCGAGCAGGAGGCCCGCGAGCGGGAGCAAAAGAAGCGCAATGAGTCCATGACGAATCTCCTAACCGGGGAGCAGGTCGAGAAGGAGCCAA CGGATAAATTCGCCACGCTAGACACGATGCATGCCCTGTGCCTGCCACTGGGCGCCTCCATATCATTGCTCATCATGTTCTTCTTTTTCGACTCGATGCAGCTGCTCTTTGCCGTGTGCACAGCCA TCATTGCCACCGTGGCACTGgcctttctgctgctgcccatgTGCCAGTACATCATGCGGCCCTGCACGGACGGAAAGCGTTTCTCCTTTGGCGTCTGTGGACGCTTCACGGGGGCAGAGCTATTTAGTTTCATGCTGTCCGTGTCGATTGTGTGCGTTTGGGTGCTAACCGGCCACTGGCTGCTgatggatg CAATGGGCATGGGGCTTTGTGTGGCCTTTATAGCGTTCGTGCGACTGCCCAGTCTGAAGGTGTCGACGCTGCTGTTGACCGGCCTGCTCATCTACGACGTCTTCTGGGTGTTCCTCTCCTCGTACATCTTTAGCACGAACGTGATGGTCAAGGTGGCCACGCGACCCGCCGAGAATCCCGTGGGTATAGTGGCgcgcaaattgaatttgggCGGCATTGTGCGGGACACACCGAAACTGAATTTACCGGGCAAACTGGTTTTCCCCAGCATACACAATACGGGCCACTTCTCGATGCTGGGCCTGGGCGATGTGGTGATGCCGGGCCTGCTACTCTGCTTCGTTTTGCGCTACGATGCGTACAAAAAGTCGCAGGGCGTCACGTCGGATCCCACACTGTCAACGCCGAGGGGTGTGGGCTCTAGGCTGACATATTTTCATTGTTCCTTACTGGG CTACTTTTTGGGCCTGCTAACGGCCACGGTCAGCTCGGAGGTGTTTAAAGCGGCCCAGCCGGCTCTGCTGTATTTGGTGCCCTTTACGTTATTGCCCCTCCTGCTAATGGCCTATCTAAAG GGCGACCTGCGGCGCATGTGGAGCGAGCCGTTTATCACGCACCCACCATCAAAACAACTGGAAGTCTGA
- the LOC4802235 gene encoding homeobox protein MOX-2, translating into MLQNPSKYHANPLSHFLALHNTQAHTGGAAAAASGGAGVGLGVGGIPAHGQPHHALPTAALAAAAAAAAAVSAGQSSYQMEHQQQHHHHHHHHHHQEQPGQHQQLPHPDSHHPPTTGSNSSNNHREQLAAATATSHAQLFEAAAAHSSLDVGKSFTIAAILGLQSQGRKDYNNAINLSLNGAARDAIDQDSSHNHSNNNNHNNNNNSQSVKNFNCDSSRYVPPHHPHHHPPGFAAAAAVAAAVGAAAPSALQSLQQLHQQHHAQQQATLSFQREKLKSDSHKKSSLKNKRVRTIFTPEQLECLEAEFERQQYMVGPERLYLAHTLKLTEAQVKVWFQNRRIKWRKHHLELTQQRLALIRQTQLPGTVMGTGSGAVGANAGGSGSTDLNAGCSAASPSLQEEDNEDSKQSLSLPMPPLSRAQSESDLSICNDSLDGDSLMDGSEEA; encoded by the exons ATGTTGCAGAATCCTTCCAAATATCACGCAAATCCCTTGTCACACTTCCTGGCATTGCAtaacacacaggcacacacaggaggtgccgctgcagcagccagTGGCGGTGCAGGAGTGGGCTTGGGGGTGGGAGGCATCCCTGCACATGGTCAACCGCATCATGCGTTGCCCACAGCAGCtttggcggcggcagcagctgcggcggcCGCCGTCTCGGCAGGTCAGAGTTCGTACCAAAtggagcaccagcagcaacatcaccatcatcatcatcatcatcatcatcaggagCAGCCAGGGCAACACCAACAACTCCCCCACCCAGACAGCCACCACCCACCGACaacaggcagcaacagcagcaacaaccaccgGGAACAGTTGGCGGCGGCCACTGCGACGTCGCACGCGCAGCTCTTCGAGGCGGCAGCGGCGCATTCCTCCCTCGACGTGGGCAAGTCCTTTACAATAGCCGCCATTTTGGGGCTGCAGAGCCAGGGTCGCAAGGACTACAACAATGCCATCAATCTGTCTCTCAATGGCGCCGCACGCGATGCCATTGACCAGgacagcagccacaaccacagcaacaacaacaaccacaacaacaacaacaacagccagagTGTAAAGAACTTCAATTGTGATAGCAGTCGCTACGTGCCCCCGCACCACCCGCACCATCATCCACCTGGATTtgcggccgccgccgctgtGGCAGCCGCCGTGGGGGCAGCAGCTCCCTCGGCCCTACAGAGCCTCCAAcagctccaccagcagcatcacgcccagcagcaggccacGCTCAGCTTCCAGCGGGAGAAGCTCAAGTCGG ACTCCCACAAGAAGAGCTCGCTGAAGAACAAGCGCGTGCGGACCATTTTCACGCCAGAGCAGCTGGAGTGCCTGGAGGCGGAGTTCGAGCGGCAGCAGTACATGGTGGGGCCGGAGCGACTGTACCTCGCCCACACGCTCAAGCTAACGGAGGCGCAGGTTAAGGTGTGGTTCCAGAATCGTCGCATCAAGTGGCGCAAGCACCACCTGGAACTCACCCAGCAGCGGCTAGCCCTGATCCGGCAAACCCAGCTGCCGGGCACGGTCATGGGCACCGGTTCCGGCGCAGTGGGCGCCAATGCGGGCGGATCCGGGTCAACAGATCTCAACGCCGGATGCAGTGCAGCCTCGCCCAGTCTGCAGGAGGAGGACAACGAGGACAGCAAGcaatcgctgtcgctgcccaTGCCGCCCCTGAGTCGAGCCCAGTCCGAGTCCGATCTGTCCATCTGCAACGACTCCCTGGACGGCGACAGCCTCATGGACGGCAGCGAGGAGGCCTAA
- the Vps39 gene encoding vam6/Vps39-like protein, whose product MHQAYNVQSILKQGVQIESIAAYGNHVILGTRSGQLIMYSVDESGVDMRMFNKNFSRKPITQMEVIAAENLLFVLTDNLIQVCDIGRLESNFAFLHSSADTKGCTLFTMDVDSQTSTTGEVATFIRVCCAIRRRLVFFFWKKDKLDSLQLSIELSDVPKTLCWVGHAVCVGYKDEYVVYDISCNTPKKHDLFLTSSSVSRDPCICLIRNNMLGISKDKYLVIVDPSQYKSKENDGSATSVDEVHPGRMESQNSLPPLLWSSPLLDLVWDDPFAVGRVNNAIEVRSLVGKDTLVQSIPELEKTRFLVHADQGTIFAAATSELWCIRQVEIPIQRQQLLQQKKFQLAIEVTKISNEPAEDKAQTIRQIHMLYAKELFTNKEFSAAMKEFERAAIDPYDVIRLFPNLVPEPKPGTEDSTVPVSTAPQLEDGDLENAYLALIEFLALARQREVVKLRDTKSSSKSLLEIIDTTLLKCYLQTNDSLVAPLLRLNQCHLEESEKTLKKHNKISELIILYQMKGKHKEALKLLQEQAGIEGSVLQGRKRTIRYLQELGSDHLALIFEFADWVIKENPEEGLSIFTDKLIEVESLPRAKVLDFLISKHKSLIIPYLEHLITEWSDTNTLRHNVLIKQYREKVQRLLVQQEKGEEVPELKPLRAKLYKMLEESNVYSPDRVLEEFPTNVLLEERALILGRLKKHDKVIAIYIHVRGDVAKARAYADANYENDKTIFQTLVKTIMVPPTEPIYEGVALHPDFSPEVNRKVLLELLNTYAVKIDPIEIFQFLPDDMTMTELEKYMDKAVRQKLADKHHMQMMCGLLQAESNRLEAALQAKRAISFELNENSVCPECKKRFPSQSAFVRYPNGQIVHLSCHDRIARAAAQQ is encoded by the exons ATGCACCAGGCCTACAATGTGCAATCCATATTGAAGCAGGGCGTGCAGATAGAGTCGATAGCCGCATATG GAAACCATGTCATCTTGGGCACCCGGAGCGGACAGCTTATCATGTACTCCGTGGACGAGAGCGGTGTGGACATGCGCATGTTTAACAAGAACTTTAGCCGCAAGCCCATCACCCAGATGGAGGTTATTGCCGCCGAGAACCTGCTCTTTGTCCTCACCGACAACTTGATACAGGTGTGCGATATCGGCCGGCTGGAGAGCAACTTTGCCTTCCTGCACAGCTCGGCGGACACCAAGGGCTGCACCCTGTTCACCATGGACGTGGACTCGCAAACGTCCACAACGGGCGAGGTGGCTACCTTCATTCGCGTTTGCTGCGCCATCCGGCGTCGTTTGGTATTCTTCTTCTGGAAGAAGGACAAGCTGGACTCGCTCCAGCTGAGCATCGAGCTAAGCGACGTGCCCAAGACTCTCTGCTGGGTAGGCCATGCCGTTTGCGTGGGCTACAAGGATGAATATGTCGTCTATGAT ATATCCTGCAATACCCCCAAGAAACACGACCTTTTTCTAACGTCCTCCTCCGTCAGCAGGGATCCGTGCATCTGCCTCATACGCAACAACATGCTGGGGATATCCAAGGACAAGTATTTGGTGATCGTAGATCCCAGCCAGTACAAGTCGAAGGAAAATGATGGCAGCGCCACCTCCGTGGATGAGGTACACCCAGGGCGCATGGAGAGCCAGAACTCACTGCCCCCGCTGCTCTGGTCGAGTCCCCTTCTGGATTTGG TCTGGGATGATCCGTTTGCCGTGGGACGTGTAAACAATGCCATCGAAGTTCGTAGCTTGGTGGGCAAGGATACGCTGGTCCAGAGCATTCCAGAGCTGGAAAAGACAAGATTCTTGGTGCATGCCGACCAGGGAACAATTTTTGCGGCCGCCACTTCGGAGCTGTGGTGCATCCGTCAGGTAGAAATCCCGATCCAGCGTCAACAGCTGCTGCAACAGAAGAAATTTCAGCTGGCCATCGAGGTGACG AAAATCTCCAACGAACCTGCAGAGGACAAGGCCCAGACCATACGCCAGATACACATGCTCTACGCCAAGGAGCTCTTCACCAACAAGGAATTTTCAGCGGCCATGAAAGAGTTCGAGAGAGCGGCCATTGATCCATACGATGTAATCCGACTATTTCCCAATCTGGTGCCAGAACCCAAGCCGGGCACTGAGGACAGCACTGTACCCGTGTCCACTGCCCCTCAGCTGGAGGATGGCGATCTGGAAAATGCCTACTTGGCTCTGATTGAGTTCTTGGCATTGGCACGGCAGCGAGAGGTGGTAAAGCTGCGCGACACCAAGAGCAGCTCCAAGTCTCTCCTGGAGATCATAGACACCACGCTGCTCAAGTGCTACCTGCAGACGAATGACTCCCTGGTGGCCCCGTTGTTGCGCCTCAACCAGTGTCACTTGGAGGAGTCGGAGAAAACTCTGAAGAAGCACAACAAGATCTCCGAGTTGATCATCCTGTACCAGATGAAGGGCAAACACAAGGAGGCCTTGAAGCTGCTCCAGGAGCAGGCAGGCATCGAGGGATCAGTGCTGCAAGGGCGCAAGCGGACCATCCGCTATCTGCAGGAACTAGGATCGGATCATCTGGCGCTGATCTTTGAGTTTGCCGACTGGGTGATCAAGGAAAATCCGGAGGAGGGCCTGTCCATCTTCACCGATAAACTGATTGAGGTGGAGTCCCTGCCACGCGCCAAAGTCCTGGACTTTCTGATAAGCAAGCACAAATCGTTAATCATTCCGTATCTGGAGCACCTGATCACCGAGTGGTCAGATACGAACACGCTGCGCCACAATGTCCTCATCAAGCAGTACCGTGAGAAAGTGCAGCGTCTTTTGGTCCAGCAGGAGAAGGG CGAGGAAGTACCTGAGCTGAAGCCCCTGCGGGCCAAGCTCTACAAGATGCTGGAGGAATCCAATGTCTATTCGCCGGATCGTGTGCTGGAGGAGTTTCCCACCAAtgtgctgctggaggagcgtGCCCTCATTCTGGGCCGCCTCAAGAAGCACGATAAGGTCATCGCCATCTACATCCACGTCCGGGGAGATGTGGCCAAGGCCAGAGCCTATGCAGATGCAAACTACGAGAATGACAAAACTATATTCCAAACCCTTGTCAAGACTATAATGGTTCCTCCCACAGAGCCGATCTATGAGGGTGTGGCTCTGCATCCCGACTTTAGTCCCGAAGTCAATCGGAAGGTGCTCCTGGAGCTACTCAACACCTACGCTGTCAAAATCGATCCCATTGAAATCTTTCAG TTCCTTCCCGATGACATGACCATGACTGAACTGGAGAAATACATGGATAAGGCTGTGCGCCAGAAGCTGGCGGACAAACACCATATGCAGATGATGTGCGGCTTGCTGCAGGCAGAGTCCAATCGCTTGGAGGCCGCGCTGCAAGCGAAGCGAGCCATAAGCTTCGAGCTGAACGAGAACAGCGTGTGTCCCGAGTGCAAGAAACGGTTTCCCAGCCAATCCGCTTTCGTGCGCTATCCCAACGGCCAGATTGTCCATCTCTCCTGTCACGATCGCATTGCCCGTGCAGCCGCCCAGCAATAA